The window GGCCATATGCGTTAGCCAAACGAAACGTAATATATTCCAGCCCACTAAGTTTAATGTATAGTTCACCCGTCGTCTTGCTGATGGCATAACTGCTACCTTCAGGACGAATAGGATGATTAATGGTAATAGGTTGCTCAAGGGGATAAAGTCCATAGCAAAGAGCGGTCTGGAAATAGATTAACCTCATTATACCGACTTTCTGGGCAGCCTTAACTACATTAACTGTCCCCAGTTCATTGGTTCTTATATCTTCTACCCAGTTTTCAGGGTCTTTATAAGATGCTGCCGCATGTATTACCACTTCAGGAAGAAATTCAGCAAACATTTTACCGACCAGTTCATCTTCGGCAATACTGCCCTCGACTACCATCAGGTTTTTGTGGACATTCAGGTTATCATATCTTCCTGTGGAGAAATTATCAATTACTAACACCTCATCACCTCTGGCCAAAAGCCTGTCAGCAAGATGTGACCCAATAAAACCGGCGCCTCCTGTAATTAATACTTTCATAATTCTTCACTCCTTAATAGTTTTATGCGCGTTTCTTAAATTTCATATATTTTTCCCACCAGGGCTTAATAAATTTAAAGATAAACCTCTTGCCGGGAAACTGGTTAAACAAAAATGACAGCATTCTCTTTTTTATCCATCGCACTTTTTCGCCCTCTGAAAGATGCTGCTGAATCTTTTTCACTTCATAAGTATTCAAGTTAACTGGTATAAAGCCCTTTAATACTAAATCCTCATCAAAATCTTTTACAAATGCCTTATAACTGTATCTACCTGATGCTATAAGATCACGATATGCGTTTTCTGTTAAGTCTTTTCTTACATTTTCATTTTTAAATAAAGCTATAACTTCATTTAGATTGGAAAAATCTTTCTTTAAAGGGATATAATGTACCATCGGTTTCATAATACCGGAATATTTTCCTTCATATAGTATCTGACATACACGGAACGCAGCAGCTTCAAAATGGCGAGGGCTAATGGTACGATAGTAAATGTTGTCTTCCCATTTGTACAACAAATCTTTGTATATATCATCAAATGTGGCCATTGGATTCTTCGCAAGGTATACCTCGGACTCTCGGAAAACTGTATCATCCAGGTCAAAAATTGAGACACCTGCTTCAACCCCCAAACACCCCTTGCAATTTCCCAAAAACTTATACCAGTCTAATCCATAAATTCTTTTATCCTCCCTAGTTTCAATATCAAATATCAGTCCTAACTCTTTGGTTCTTTCCAGGAATTTAACAGCAATTTGGCTTTTTTCCTGTCCTCCTTTTCCCCAGTAAAAGGGAAGCTCTCTTCCCCGATATCCAATATCTATAGTCCTTTGATTATCCGGTTTTGAATATTTGTTTGCCAGCAATACTAAATTTTCGCTTACATATCCGGGAAGGATAGTTTTGATATCAATATTACCAATATTAGAATAAACAAGGTTTGCGTAATGCGGTTCTAGCAGTGTATAAATGCAATTAATATTATATTTTTTTATAAAGTCAAATCTCTGTTTACAAAAACAGTGTTCATCTTGAAAAATAGCAATATTATAGCTATTTAATCGTTTAATATAGTTTAAAAACTGTGTATTTAATGTATAAAAGCGATGAGCAAAAAGAGAATAATGCAAAATTAATACAGGAAAATGTATCTTATTTAAACCTTTGGGGAATCCATATTCTGTATTAACCGGCCATATTTTGTAAATGGAGTTGTTTACAAATTCCCTGACGTACTCTATAAGTGTAGGCGCCAAATTATAGACTCTATTATTATATATTAATAATATGCTGTTAGGGGATATTGCATTATCATATTTCATCAAAAAAGACTTCCTTTAAAATTTATTCTATTCGTAAAACGGGGCGCGAAGCCCGCGCCCCGATAATTGGACGAGCGAGCGCAGCGAGCGATGTCCGATTATCATAATGTTGGCGCACTTTGAATTTACTCTTGCAAAAAGTTAGCTAATATTTCACGCCTTGTTCATTATACCCAAAATGGGCTCAACGTCGCTATTTTTTGTTGCTGTTAATCCGTTTAACAGCAAAATTTTACTTAATATTTCCTAATATTTCCTAAGAATAAACCTGCTTAAAAGCCTGCAAACACGAATTTTTTCAACTAATCTAGCCCTGTGGAATTTACTTTTGCAAACTGGAAGTTACTTTTTCAATTGACCATTTTTTTGTAGACTCCTCTTTTGTCATGAAACTCTTGCTGCCAAATTTCTAAAGAAAGCAGTCCCCAAATAGTACGACCATATTTTGATTCTTTATCGATTTTTTCCAAAACTATACGGTTATTTATCAAATCCCTTGTTAGTGCTTTTTGTGTGGAAAAAATATCATAAACAAAATCTTTAACCTCTCCTCTAAACCATTCTTGTAAAGGTACGGGAAAGCCCATCTTATCCGTTCTATTAAGTATAACAGGCGGCAAATAATGTTTAATTGCGTTCTTTAACACATTTTTCATTGTACCGTCTTTAAATTTGATATTGGAAGGGATAGTTGCTGCCAATTCAACTAAAGGATGGTCAAGAAAAGGGACCCTTGATTCCAAGCCGTGGGCCATACTTACTCTATCTTCGACATGTAGTAATGCCGGCAATAATGTTTTAAAGTCAAAGTGGGTCATACTGTCAAAGTAGGATTCCTTATTTACATTGTCTGCCCTAAATATGCTCCTAAAAGTCTCAAAAGCAGAATAACCATCCAGAGCTTCCCAGTTTATCTCTTCCCCTAATTGAGGAGCACGGTTGATTAACCGGAAATATCTTTTATCAAGGTCCTCAAATAAACCTTCCCGCCAAAATTCCTGTAATAATGGCTTATAATCTTTAAGGGCAGTTAAATTAGGAATAATGGACTCATAGGTTACAATAAAATTTCCCGAATGCATGGTACCGTCAATGGCAGCTTTGATACACTGCTCAAAATAAGCAATTAAATAACGAGTATATCCTCCAAAAATTTCGTCCCCGCCTTGGCCCCCTAGTACTACCTTTCTATGCTTGCTTGCAAGTTTTGATACCATGTATTGAGGAAAGGAACCAGGTCCGGCCACAGGATAATCCAGGTGGTAAATTACTTTGCGTATGTTTTCAACAAAGTCTTTAGCTTCAATATCTAATTCCCTAAGGATAAAGCCCCTCCAATTCGCTAATTCCCTTGCATAATGACTTTCATCATAACTTTCGTTGATGGAAAATTTCCCGTTATATCCTTCAAAATCCCGACCACTGTTCCGGGTAGCCATGGAGGCCACTACTGCAGAGTCTACCCCACCACTCACATACGCCCCAATAGGGACATCGCTGCGCAAATGCATGTCCACTGACTCAAGAAGCAACTGCTCAATCTTTTCTTGAAAATACTTTTCAGTGTGATAGAAATCGAGGTTATAAAAAACTTGCCAGTATCTCTCAGTATTGATTTTACCGTTTTTTACGCTTAAGTAATGTCCTGGTAACAGCTCAGAAATACCCTTGAACAAGGTTTTCCCCGCTAGGCAAAACTGGAATGTTAGGTAATCTTTAAAACCCTCCAGGTCTGTTTCAATATATTTAACAAACGGTAGAAGCGCTTTAATCTCAGAAGCAAAATAAAAAACTCCGTCAACAAGGGTATAATAAAACGGTTTAATTCCAAAGCGATCCCTAGCACAAAAAAGTTCCTGTTTTTGTTCATCCCATAAGGCAAAGGCAAACATACCACGAAAATGTTTGACGCAATCTTTTCCCCATTTCCGGTATGCATATAAAATTACTTCCGTATCGGAAGTGGTCTGAAAATGCTCAATTCCCAATTCTTTTCTTAGTTCAATATAATTGTATATTTCTCCATTATAAGTCACCCAATTGCCATATTTATCTCTCATGGGTTGAGCGCCAGTTTTCAGGTCGATAATGCTTAAACGTCTGTGTGCAAAGCCGACATAACCTCTTTCATGCTCCCAGACCCCTGCTCCATCCGGTCCTCTGTGTTTTTGTAGTTCATTATAAATATATAATGCCTTTTTGAGATTGTATATTGGTTCCCTTGAAATATTAAATATTCCCGCAATGCCGCACATATAATGTCTCCTTTATTTCATTAGTTTAAAAAGCTTAAAGACTTTTTTTAATATTATAATAAGGTATTTTCTACCGGGGAATTGGGTTATAAGTATTCGATATTTAACATTGATAAAGAAGAAACGAACTTGATAGTCTTTATAAAGATAGTAATCAACTATTTTAATATTTTGATTAGAAATATCAGATATAATTCCTTCATTCTTTAATTCCTCATCAAATTCATTAACAAAACTTTTATAAGTGTATTTCTCGGATTTAATTAGATCATTATATGCATTCTCGATAATTTTTTTGCATTTTTCTTTATCAAAAAATGTATCGATTACTTCATCAAAGTTCGAGAAGTCCTTTTTCAAAGGAATATAATGTATCATTGGTTTTAAAATATTTGAATAGCTGCCTTCAAAAAGAATTTGACATATTTTAAAGGCTGCAGCTTCAAAGTGTCGGGGGCTTATTGTTCTATATGGTATATTATCTTCCCATTTAATCAAGATTTCCTTATATACCTCATCGAAGCTAGCAAGAGGATTTTTTCTAATATATTCATCATATTGTTTTTTTACAGTATCTTCAATATCATAAATTGATACTCCTGCCTCAACACCTAGGCAGCTGCGGCAATTTGCTAAAAAATTATACCAATCATATCCATATAAACGCCTGTTTTCTTTAGTTTCAATATCAAGCTTTAAACCCAATTCGCTTGCCCTCTTTTTGAACTCATGGGCGATATATGATTTCTCCTGGGCACCTTTGCCCATATAATACGGTAATTCACGGCCGCGGTAACCAACATCAATCTTTCTTTTCTCATAAGGAATACTCATTTTTCTCGAGATTTCAACCAGTTCATCACTGACATATCCCGTTAAGGTATGTACCAGTTTCGAGACACTGGTATATTTAAGATAGACTTCTTTGTAATAAGCTGGATCTAGCAAAGTATATACACAATTAATTTTATATTGGTTGATGAACTGGAATCTCTGTTGACAAAAATGGTATTCATCTTGAAAAAAGCAAATTTTATAGCTGTCAATACAACTCTGAAGATATTTTCTATATTTTTTGTTCAATCTATAATTACCAGTACCAAAAAGAGAGTAATGTAAAAGAATTACCTTAAATTTTAGGTGCCATAAATATCTGGGAAACCCTAATTCAGTATTTATTTTCCATATTTTAAAATGAGAGTATTTCTCAAATGCATTTACATGTTCCATTATCGTTGCGGCATTAGTTCCTAGAGTATGATGATAAATTAACAATATACCATTAATTTCTTTCATTTTATTCACTGTTTAAACTACCCTTTCAGTAAACTTAAATAGATTTGTTCACATCGTATTGCAGCAGCATCAGCAGAATGCCATTTTACAGCGAATGCCCGGCTTCTTTCTCCTATTTCCCGTCTTTTCTTGGGATTAATTATCAATTCCTTTAATAAATAATACACATTATCCGGAGTAGCGCTTATAATCGGTATTTCGTCAACATACTCAGGTACCTCTTTCCTCATACTTCGTAACCACTCAGGTCTCAAATAACAAATCACAGGTTTACCCAACATCATAGCCTCTCTAGCATTAGCTCCAAAAAAACCAAAAGTCAACATGTCCACCACAATATCTGCCTGAACCTGGTAATATCTTAGTTTTGGGTTAGGTACATCATGAAAAAATATTAATTCTACATTATATCCTTCCTTTTTTAATCGTTCAATCAAAGGAACATATATATGAGTACATTTAATATTTATTTGATTTTTATCTGTACGCATCTCATAATTCCCCACACAATGAAAAATTTTAATTGTATCATTGCTAAAAGGCAATTTATAGTTTGTTGGAACTAGCAGATTTGGATGCCAAAATGCGGGATCGAGGCAATAAAACTGAGGGACCTCATGTACTCTAGGATCATCGTTGTAATCTTTTCTATTACCACCAATTGTAATTTGATAATCTGCAAGACTGTTACGCAGTTTCCCCCAGGAAAGGTTACGTTCATCACTGCATACATCAGGATTGTTGCGCCACTGGCAAATATCACATACTGGTTCAGGCGCCCAAGAACGAAATGAGCTTTGAGATACACCATCAAGGCAGGAATTATTGCTGTATACAATCTTTTTGCCCAGTTTTTTTAACAACTTGATATCCCATCTTTCAGGGAGGATGTCTTTTATATAATCATCAAAATCATATAAAAACTTTAAGCTGTGAGCATTGCTAAAATGAAAAATATCGTATTGTTTTATTGAGTTTATAAAAAACTTAAGGTGTTTAAACTTATCTTTCCACCCATTATACGAAAATTTGAAGTCCTCCCCATGATAATATATTTGGGAATCCTCATTCGGGTCATAGTTTAGAACATCTGCTTTCCAGCCTAGCTTCCTTAAAGCCCTTGATAAATACCATGTATTGTAATAACACTGTCCTACAAATAAAACTCTACCCTTAATATTATCAGGCAATTACTTCTCTCCCCCTTGTAATAGTTTACATTACAATGGTAAAAAATCCTTTCAATGCTCTATAATACTTTAGACCTACAATAAAACATAGCAGAGAAACACATGTTAAGTATATAAAACCGGATAACTCAGGTAAAGTATGACTTATTAAGATGTTACGATATGATTGGATAACATGATAAAAAGGATTAAAATACTCTAATCTCCGAGCAATATCGGGTAGTGCATCAATAGAATAGAATATGGGGGTCCCAAAGGTTATCAGTAAAACAATGGTAGGTATTATTTGTGACAAATCACGGATAAAAACTGCTGTGGCACTTAATATAAGACCTATTCCTGCTAATAATATTACTTGCACTATAATAAGTGGAACTAAGACAATAAAATGCCAACTTGGGTATATCCCATTTATAAATAGCAAACCATTTACAAACAATAATCCCACAGTAAATGGCACCATGGCTACAAATGTATCAGCGATAGGTATGCATTCAACTTTAAATACGATATTTTTTACCAGACTTGCACTGCGAACCACTGAAACTGTGGTAAAACTCATACTTTCAGAAATACTTAAAAGAGGAACAAATCCACTTAAAAACCAAATAACATAAGCCATTCCAGAACTAGCTCCGGGGATCCTAGCTTTAAAAACAAAAGTGAATAAGAAAGAGTATATCACAAGAGTTAGGAGTGGATTTATGATAGCCCATAAGGGGCCAAGTCCTGAACCAAGATATCGGTCGCGTAAATTTATCTTAAAAAGGTTTATTATCATGATTAAGTCTTCACGCTTAAATCCAAAGAACGATGTCATTGGTCCTCCTCCAGCTCTTCAATACTCCAGGATTCAGGATAGAAATATATTGGATTCTCATATGGATAATTGTGATTATTTATTTTAAATAATTCTTTACCCCAGGTAAGCGTCCTCTTAATTCCATTATCCTGTATATCTTTAACTTCTATCACCGCTTCATAAATCCCTTTCCCTAAGAGTATATTCTCATATAAGGCATCAATTATATTTTTACCAGGGGATAAATTTATTTCCAATCTCTCTGCTCGCATGGAATTCTGTGAAATAAGTAGACCGTCAATACGTCTTAATGAAAATATTATATCTGGATTTAAAAAGGTATGAGAAACTATTTCTATTTTTGTATTTATACATTCTCCTACTTCAAAAACATTTTTTACTAAACCGTTTTTATCATAAAAATTTATACTTTCAATCCTGACTTTATCGCCCGGACAATACATTGTCCTTTCCTTGTACCGTTCCCTAATTAATTTTTCTTCCTTTTCCCTGCAGGACTGTAAATATGCTGCTGTTACTGTTTTAGGGTCACCATCCATTATTACTTTGCCTTTTTCCATCCAAATACACCTGTTGCATAAAGCTACAATTGAGGGCATGCTATGAGAAACAACAATCACAATATGACCCTTTTGACATATCTCTTTCATTTTGTCAAAAGCCTTTGTAGTAAAACGGGCATCTCCAACAGAAAGAGCCTCATCAATTATTAAAATCTCCGGGTCTATGTCAATATTCATAGCAAATGCCAGCCTGGCCTTCATTCCTGTGGAATATGTACGGACAGGGTAATCAATAAATTCTCCCAGTTCAGCAAATTCAATTACCTCATTAATAATTTCGTTAACTTGAAGCCGGCTCTTACCATTGAGTTCTCCATTAATGTAAATGTTTTCGCGCCCAGAAACGTCATCGCGTATTCCGGTAGCCAAAGACATTATACAGTTAACTCTTCCTTCAACTTCCACAATTCCATGAGAAGGTTTAAGAAAACCGGCAATCATCTGCAGTAGTGTAGTCTTACCTGCACCATTTTCTCCTATTATCCCAACTCTTTCTCCCGGGTTAATATCTAATGTTACATTATCTACAGCTTTAATAATTCTATTTGTTTTAATATTAACAGGTTTCTTATAAAGAGCATCACGGAAAACGGATATTGCTACATCAAACAATGACTTGCGGTAATATCTTGTTACATTACTTAATTTGATGTTCATAACTCCACCTTATCGGTATTTGAATATAAGGTATATGATTGCTTGATTTCTCTTTGTTCATTCCGAAGTATACCTGTTTTGAGTTATCCCAACCCCAAGCATCTTCTATTACCCCATCCCAGGTATTAATGCCTCCGCGAAAAACAACAACCGACACTATGCCTGACTGTAAACCCTGTGGTACCGGAATGCTAGAAGAAATCCGTACAGGCCCTGTTCCCTCAGGAATTTTTATGTTTCTCCATCCTGTATTAACAAGGCCAGCTATTAAGCCTCTTCTTGAATCGTGAATATATAATTGGCAGTTTAAGCTGGGATCAGGTTTTATCCTTTTAACAACTACACTTATATACAATTTATTATTACCAGATTCTACTTGGACTGATTTTATACAGGCAACCTGGCGCGGATATGTGCTGTCAACACTTCCAGCGTCCTTGCCAAGATAGGCCATAATAACGTCCTGTGTCGGGCCGATAGCTTTAATTTTCCCTTTATCAAGCCAAATAGCTCTTTTACATAGTCTTTCAATATAAAAAATGTTATGTGATGCAATAATAGCAGTTCTTCCGGAGGAACATATTTCCTTAATTCTTTGAAAACATTTTCCTTGAAAATATTCATCTCCAACCACCAATAATTCATCGATCAGAAAAATTTCATTAATATGGGCAGTCGCAACCGCAAAAGCCAGTTTAGCTATCATTCCCCTTGAGTAAGTAAAAATCGGCTGGTTTATTATATTGTTAAGCTCCGAAAATTCTATTATATCCTTTTCTATACTGGAAATTTGTTTTTTGGAAATACCTTGAAGTAATAAATGTCTATAAACATTATCCCGTCCTGATAGATAAGGCGAAAAGCTGGTTGTCACTTCAAGGATTGCACTGACCTTACCTTTGATATCGACTTCGCCCTTGTAGTCTTTCATTACCCCTGAGAGAATTTTTAAGATGGTACTCTTACCTGCTCCATTGGCACCAATAAGGGCAATCGCCTCTCCTTCTTCAACTTCGAAAGAAATATTGTCTAAAGCCCTATAATATTTTCGTTTACCCCCAAGCAAAGTGCGAATTACTTGACCTGGAGTGTCAAGAATTAAGTAATCCTTTGTTAGATTATTAACAATTACAGCTTTACTCATTTAACTCTCCATTAAGTTTTATTAGTTGATCCTCGTGTAGGTTTCGCTAATCGCAGTTCTAGTCACTTTCCAGTCGCCATTTTTTTCTGTTACAGAACGCATTCCAGCCCAATCGGGACATCCTTTACAATATAATATGCTCATATCATTATTAAGCTGAGCATCTCGCCAATGCCAGAACTCCTCCGAATTCCATATATCAACAATTGATGAATTTTGAATATTAAGGCCTGAAGTATCTCCACCAATATCAAATCCACAAAAGCTTATATCACCATTCCAGCGAACATAAAGAGTAGTCCATGCCGCCCAGCAAGCCTGTCGTTTACCCAAAGGATACCAAACAGGCAGTACCGGCTGGCAATTGGAGAACTGATCCTGCATAATGGCCCTGGAAACATAATCCACTTTATTTCCCCAAAACTCGAGAAATTCTTCAAACTGATAATGATTACGTTTTTCCATAACAAAATGAACACCAATACTAGGCTTTTTTTTATGCCCCCGCAACTGAATAAGCTTTTGAAGATTATCCCTTACTTTTTTTAGGTTGCCAGGAGGCTGTAGTAAACGATAAGTTTCCTCGTCCACTGCATCAATACTTACCACTAAAGAGTCTATCCCTAATTCCAGTAAATACCGGCTTATTTTTTCATTTAGAGCAAGACCGTTTGTGGTTATACCGATAGGAA is drawn from Peptococcaceae bacterium and contains these coding sequences:
- a CDS encoding NAD-dependent epimerase/dehydratase family protein, whose product is MKVLITGGAGFIGSHLADRLLARGDEVLVIDNFSTGRYDNLNVHKNLMVVEGSIAEDELVGKMFAEFLPEVVIHAAASYKDPENWVEDIRTNELGTVNVVKAAQKVGIMRLIYFQTALCYGLYPLEQPITINHPIRPEGSSYAISKTTGELYIKLSGLEYITFRLANAYGPRNLSGPLPTFFHRITTGKPCYVMDTRRDFIYIDDLVDVVMKAVDGRGIKGAYHISSGTDYSIKELFDATVKALNISLEKEVEVRPRNADDVYTILLDPSKTNNDFDWKTSTPLEIGVHKAIEWYKTHGITQTYTHLKPVNPK
- the asnB gene encoding asparagine synthase (glutamine-hydrolyzing) codes for the protein MCGIAGIFNISREPIYNLKKALYIYNELQKHRGPDGAGVWEHERGYVGFAHRRLSIIDLKTGAQPMRDKYGNWVTYNGEIYNYIELRKELGIEHFQTTSDTEVILYAYRKWGKDCVKHFRGMFAFALWDEQKQELFCARDRFGIKPFYYTLVDGVFYFASEIKALLPFVKYIETDLEGFKDYLTFQFCLAGKTLFKGISELLPGHYLSVKNGKINTERYWQVFYNLDFYHTEKYFQEKIEQLLLESVDMHLRSDVPIGAYVSGGVDSAVVASMATRNSGRDFEGYNGKFSINESYDESHYARELANWRGFILRELDIEAKDFVENIRKVIYHLDYPVAGPGSFPQYMVSKLASKHRKVVLGGQGGDEIFGGYTRYLIAYFEQCIKAAIDGTMHSGNFIVTYESIIPNLTALKDYKPLLQEFWREGLFEDLDKRYFRLINRAPQLGEEINWEALDGYSAFETFRSIFRADNVNKESYFDSMTHFDFKTLLPALLHVEDRVSMAHGLESRVPFLDHPLVELAATIPSNIKFKDGTMKNVLKNAIKHYLPPVILNRTDKMGFPVPLQEWFRGEVKDFVYDIFSTQKALTRDLINNRIVLEKIDKESKYGRTIWGLLSLEIWQQEFHDKRGVYKKMVN
- a CDS encoding ABC transporter permease, translated to MTSFFGFKREDLIMIINLFKINLRDRYLGSGLGPLWAIINPLLTLVIYSFLFTFVFKARIPGASSGMAYVIWFLSGFVPLLSISESMSFTTVSVVRSASLVKNIVFKVECIPIADTFVAMVPFTVGLLFVNGLLFINGIYPSWHFIVLVPLIIVQVILLAGIGLILSATAVFIRDLSQIIPTIVLLITFGTPIFYSIDALPDIARRLEYFNPFYHVIQSYRNILISHTLPELSGFIYLTCVSLLCFIVGLKYYRALKGFFTIVM
- a CDS encoding ABC transporter ATP-binding protein, with translation MNIKLSNVTRYYRKSLFDVAISVFRDALYKKPVNIKTNRIIKAVDNVTLDINPGERVGIIGENGAGKTTLLQMIAGFLKPSHGIVEVEGRVNCIMSLATGIRDDVSGRENIYINGELNGKSRLQVNEIINEVIEFAELGEFIDYPVRTYSTGMKARLAFAMNIDIDPEILIIDEALSVGDARFTTKAFDKMKEICQKGHIVIVVSHSMPSIVALCNRCIWMEKGKVIMDGDPKTVTAAYLQSCREKEEKLIRERYKERTMYCPGDKVRIESINFYDKNGLVKNVFEVGECINTKIEIVSHTFLNPDIIFSLRRIDGLLISQNSMRAERLEINLSPGKNIIDALYENILLGKGIYEAVIEVKDIQDNGIKRTLTWGKELFKINNHNYPYENPIYFYPESWSIEELEEDQ
- a CDS encoding ABC transporter ATP-binding protein — encoded protein: MSKAVIVNNLTKDYLILDTPGQVIRTLLGGKRKYYRALDNISFEVEEGEAIALIGANGAGKSTILKILSGVMKDYKGEVDIKGKVSAILEVTTSFSPYLSGRDNVYRHLLLQGISKKQISSIEKDIIEFSELNNIINQPIFTYSRGMIAKLAFAVATAHINEIFLIDELLVVGDEYFQGKCFQRIKEICSSGRTAIIASHNIFYIERLCKRAIWLDKGKIKAIGPTQDVIMAYLGKDAGSVDSTYPRQVACIKSVQVESGNNKLYISVVVKRIKPDPSLNCQLYIHDSRRGLIAGLVNTGWRNIKIPEGTGPVRISSSIPVPQGLQSGIVSVVVFRGGINTWDGVIEDAWGWDNSKQVYFGMNKEKSSNHIPYIQIPIRWSYEHQIK